Proteins from one Catenuloplanes atrovinosus genomic window:
- a CDS encoding M28 family peptidase — protein sequence MDESSVDRRALLAIAAGGLAGLAMPAPAWAVGDRRPGSVRMPALTPADRQVMTKLSVRRALADLRVLSEEIGPRVGGTAAERRAADHLAGVLDGLGYDTMLQPFPAMDKDLGTLDAPGGLPGDLGWQVGASPFGVLGTTVSAGVVDGGEGGAGEYPEDVTGKIVIIDYPFNDDPAELAGRAVARGAAAIVFGHFDHFDHSQAPAFGPWLGETVPIPVVGAGQAQKYRLRELLAAGRLPELRVTTTAERNLTSHNVVAELRHGDGTGPIVMVCAHYDTVVGSPGANDDGSGTVLTLEIARALRRLPVNATLRFGLWGAEEEGLVGSAHYVAQLPQAERDRFVAVFQNDMVATSWDEATRYWRLSVTGEPNRATDEVAAAAGRLGYAPHLSPVTERGMSDHQSFHDAGIAAANFSWRSEEGPWKLEPPYHTPQDTIAHNVSLDRLQVSMELIAAATVGAAR from the coding sequence ATGGACGAATCCTCTGTAGATCGGCGCGCGCTGCTCGCGATCGCGGCCGGAGGCCTGGCCGGGCTGGCGATGCCGGCGCCGGCCTGGGCGGTCGGTGACCGGCGGCCCGGATCGGTGCGGATGCCCGCGCTCACGCCCGCGGACCGGCAGGTGATGACGAAGCTGTCGGTGCGGCGGGCGCTGGCGGACCTGCGGGTCCTGTCGGAGGAGATCGGCCCGCGGGTCGGCGGGACGGCCGCGGAGCGGCGCGCGGCCGACCACCTCGCCGGCGTGCTGGACGGTCTCGGATACGACACGATGCTGCAGCCGTTCCCGGCCATGGACAAGGATCTGGGCACCCTCGACGCGCCCGGCGGGCTCCCCGGGGACCTGGGCTGGCAGGTGGGCGCGTCGCCGTTCGGGGTGCTGGGCACCACGGTGAGCGCCGGTGTCGTCGACGGGGGCGAGGGCGGTGCCGGCGAGTACCCCGAGGACGTCACCGGGAAGATCGTGATCATCGACTACCCGTTCAACGACGACCCGGCCGAGCTGGCCGGGCGGGCGGTCGCCCGGGGCGCCGCCGCGATCGTGTTCGGGCACTTCGACCACTTCGACCACTCGCAGGCGCCCGCGTTCGGCCCGTGGCTGGGCGAGACCGTGCCGATCCCGGTGGTCGGCGCCGGCCAGGCGCAGAAGTACCGGCTGCGCGAGCTGCTGGCCGCCGGCCGGCTGCCCGAACTGCGCGTCACCACCACCGCCGAGCGCAACCTGACCTCGCACAACGTGGTCGCGGAGCTCCGGCACGGGGACGGCACCGGACCGATCGTCATGGTCTGCGCCCACTACGACACGGTGGTCGGCTCCCCGGGCGCGAACGACGACGGCTCCGGCACCGTCCTCACGCTGGAGATCGCCCGCGCGCTGCGCCGGCTGCCGGTCAACGCCACGCTGCGGTTCGGGCTGTGGGGCGCGGAGGAGGAGGGCCTGGTCGGCTCCGCCCACTACGTCGCGCAGCTGCCCCAGGCCGAACGCGACCGTTTCGTCGCCGTGTTCCAGAATGACATGGTCGCCACCAGCTGGGACGAGGCCACCCGCTACTGGCGGCTGTCCGTCACCGGCGAACCGAACCGGGCCACGGACGAGGTCGCCGCCGCCGCGGGCCGCCTCGGCTACGCCCCGCACCTCTCCCCGGTGACCGAGCGCGGCATGAGCGACCACCAGTCGTTCCACGATGCCGGCATCGCGGCCGCGAACTTCTCCTGGCGCTCCGAGGAAGGTCCCTGGAAGCTCGAGCCGCCCTACCACACCCCCCAGGACACCATCGCGCACAACGTCAGCCTCGATCGTCTCCAGGTCTCCATGGAACTCATCGCCGCCGCCACCGTCGGCGCGGCCCGCTGA
- a CDS encoding TetR/AcrR family transcriptional regulator gives MTETSAAASPLPGLRADARRNRDRIVETARDLFTERGPGVPMAAIARRAGIGTATLYRRFPTKESLLAAAYAEQFAECVAVVDDALADPDPWRGFRTMIGEICALQLADHGFSAAFLAGAGTEEPGRHRERAVRGFGELVARAQAAGRLRADFVPADLALAVAATAGLAALFPDDAAEASRRMTAFLIAGFAAGHGGPPLPPTPLTMRDLFDASRRAR, from the coding sequence GTGACAGAAACGAGTGCCGCGGCGTCTCCGCTTCCGGGCCTGCGGGCCGACGCCCGGCGCAATCGTGACCGGATCGTCGAGACCGCACGGGACCTGTTCACCGAGCGCGGCCCGGGCGTGCCGATGGCCGCGATCGCCCGGCGCGCCGGCATCGGCACCGCCACCCTCTACCGCCGGTTCCCCACCAAGGAGTCCCTGCTCGCGGCGGCCTACGCGGAGCAGTTCGCGGAGTGCGTGGCGGTGGTCGACGACGCGCTCGCCGATCCGGACCCGTGGCGGGGATTCCGCACCATGATCGGCGAGATCTGCGCGCTCCAGCTCGCCGACCACGGCTTCAGCGCCGCGTTCCTGGCCGGTGCCGGCACGGAGGAGCCGGGCCGGCACCGGGAGCGGGCGGTGCGGGGCTTCGGCGAACTCGTCGCCCGGGCTCAGGCGGCCGGCCGGCTGCGCGCGGACTTCGTACCCGCGGACCTCGCACTGGCCGTCGCCGCGACGGCCGGCCTCGCCGCGCTCTTCCCGGACGACGCGGCCGAGGCGTCCCGGCGGATGACGGCTTTCCTGATCGCCGGCTTCGCCGCCGGCCACGGCGGGCCACCGCTGCCGCCGACGCCGCTGACCATGCGCGACCTCTTCGACGCGAGCCGGCGGGCGCGGTAG
- a CDS encoding helix-turn-helix domain-containing protein, with protein MKYLSRVPRPPLDGLIDDLYYLEGTAPYARLTLPPAPSALLIINLGAPFRIRAGIDAEPAEYADGCVVTTPTRAWQFGYPARTRSVGAHVKAWGLAPFLPMPAAELCDRPVTVEQVWGRSAVAELRDRLASAAGPQEMLTLLEEELMRRLRGTAGLGLVRHASGVIAAAAGAVSIGGLSEAAGVSGTQLARRFKEVVGVTPKRLARTHRFTATVFAIDPAGPIDWGELAGGAGYFDQAHFGHEFRAFTGLTPTRYVEVRRRFLREHPGHTLDGWSLPAD; from the coding sequence GTGAAGTACCTCTCCAGAGTGCCGCGACCGCCGCTCGACGGGCTGATCGACGACCTCTACTACCTGGAGGGCACGGCGCCGTACGCCCGGCTGACGCTGCCGCCAGCGCCGTCGGCGCTACTCATCATCAACCTCGGGGCGCCGTTCCGGATTCGCGCCGGCATCGACGCGGAGCCGGCCGAGTACGCCGACGGCTGCGTGGTCACCACGCCCACCCGCGCGTGGCAGTTCGGTTACCCGGCCCGGACCCGGTCCGTCGGCGCACACGTCAAGGCGTGGGGCCTGGCTCCGTTCCTGCCGATGCCCGCGGCCGAGCTGTGCGACCGGCCGGTGACGGTGGAGCAGGTCTGGGGCCGGTCCGCCGTCGCCGAGCTGCGGGACCGGCTGGCCTCGGCGGCCGGGCCGCAGGAGATGCTGACGCTGCTCGAGGAGGAGCTGATGCGGCGGCTGCGCGGGACCGCCGGCCTGGGGCTGGTCCGCCACGCGAGCGGCGTCATCGCGGCGGCCGCCGGCGCGGTGTCGATCGGCGGCCTGAGCGAGGCGGCCGGGGTCAGCGGCACTCAACTGGCACGGCGGTTCAAGGAGGTCGTCGGCGTCACGCCGAAGCGGCTGGCCCGCACGCACCGCTTCACCGCCACCGTGTTCGCGATCGACCCCGCCGGGCCGATCGACTGGGGCGAGCTCGCCGGTGGCGCGGGCTATTTCGACCAGGCCCACTTCGGCCACGAGTTCCGGGCGTTCACCGGGCTCACCCCCACCCGGTACGTCGAGGTCCGGCGGCGGTTCCTGCGCGAGCATCCCGGCCACACGCTGGACGGCTGGTCGCTGCCGGCCGATTGA
- a CDS encoding sugar phosphate isomerase/epimerase family protein → MSSVLAVQLYTVRDRLAEDRPGTLRALADAGYGAVEPFQAHRDPHALRADLDAAGLSVCSAHTDVLGDDADAALAAAPVLGTDTLIQAYLPPDRFTDADAVADTARRLNAAAVRAGDLGLRVGYHNHHWEVGTLISGRTALEVLADRLAPEVLLEVDLYWAATGGADVPALLGRLGDRVRYLHVKDGPATVEGPMTAVGEGVVPIAASLAAAPGAQRIVELDRCAGDVLDALVASAAALR, encoded by the coding sequence TTGAGCAGCGTCCTCGCCGTCCAGCTCTACACCGTCCGGGACCGCCTCGCCGAGGACCGGCCCGGCACGCTCCGCGCGCTCGCCGACGCCGGGTACGGCGCCGTCGAGCCGTTCCAGGCACACCGCGACCCGCACGCGCTCCGCGCCGACCTCGACGCGGCCGGGCTGTCCGTGTGCAGCGCGCACACCGACGTGCTCGGCGACGACGCGGACGCCGCGCTCGCCGCCGCGCCGGTGCTCGGCACGGACACGCTGATCCAGGCGTACCTGCCGCCCGACCGGTTCACGGACGCCGACGCCGTCGCGGACACCGCCCGCCGCCTGAACGCGGCCGCGGTCCGGGCCGGCGACCTCGGCCTGCGGGTCGGCTACCACAACCATCACTGGGAGGTCGGCACGCTGATCAGCGGCCGGACCGCGCTGGAGGTGCTCGCGGACCGGCTGGCACCCGAGGTGCTGCTCGAGGTCGACCTCTACTGGGCCGCGACCGGCGGCGCCGACGTGCCCGCGCTGCTCGGCCGCCTCGGTGATCGCGTCCGATATCTGCACGTCAAGGACGGTCCCGCGACCGTGGAGGGGCCGATGACCGCGGTCGGCGAGGGCGTGGTGCCGATCGCGGCCTCGCTCGCCGCCGCCCCCGGCGCACAGCGCATCGTCGAGCTCGACCGGTGCGCCGGCGACGTGCTCGACGCCCTGGTCGCGAGCGCGGCGGCGCTGCGATGA
- a CDS encoding PH domain-containing protein: protein MSDWRRLSTRLVAVDLIRAVLSSVPGYLGIVVFGDDGPVWPLVGASVAGVLQALFDLVRVLTTRYRVLDDRVELHSGLLARRRRTVARDRIRSVDTTAKLLHRPFGLRVVRIGTGEQQSSFTLDALDHRAATGLQRDLLHQPDPDAGADAVPEPEGDVIVRLRPAWVLINAVRVWAVLAAVGPVFGAYWFLRLFGVDLLDTGERIYAALGLGPVATAALVLAVAYPAGVALQAGAFLAENWRFTLVRDGHTLITRRGLLDTHTAQRDDRRVRGLAFREPLLWRPLRLTETLLITTGLRGVGEAGSATLLPRVRRAEARAVAARVLPDGHRPLEASPHRHPRGALTRRLIRAVAGPMIMSGVLFGFGLSGAIPDRWWPLPLTLLPLTLVLAVAGYRALGHAVAGPYLVLRRGALTRLTVALRRDAVIGWTLRQSLFQRWGGRITIGVSTAAGDRFYHTEDAGTDQAIAFIRQATPELAAQFAECVQAERNTPSEAATTC, encoded by the coding sequence GTGAGCGACTGGCGGCGGCTGAGCACCCGGCTGGTGGCGGTCGACCTGATCAGGGCCGTGCTGTCATCCGTACCCGGATATCTGGGCATCGTCGTGTTCGGCGACGACGGCCCGGTGTGGCCGCTGGTCGGCGCGTCCGTGGCCGGCGTGCTCCAGGCCCTGTTCGACCTGGTACGGGTGCTGACCACGCGGTACCGGGTGCTGGACGACCGGGTGGAGCTGCACAGCGGCCTGCTGGCGCGGCGGCGGCGCACCGTCGCCCGGGACCGCATCCGCAGCGTGGACACCACGGCGAAGCTGCTGCACCGGCCGTTCGGGCTGCGCGTGGTGCGGATCGGCACCGGCGAGCAGCAGTCGTCGTTCACGCTGGACGCGCTCGACCACCGCGCCGCCACCGGGCTGCAGCGGGACCTGCTGCACCAGCCCGACCCCGATGCCGGGGCCGACGCCGTGCCGGAGCCCGAGGGCGACGTCATCGTCCGGCTGCGCCCGGCCTGGGTGCTGATCAACGCGGTACGCGTCTGGGCCGTGCTCGCCGCCGTCGGCCCGGTCTTCGGCGCCTACTGGTTCCTGCGGCTGTTCGGCGTCGACCTGCTGGACACCGGCGAGCGGATCTACGCCGCGCTCGGGCTCGGGCCGGTCGCCACCGCCGCGCTGGTGCTCGCCGTCGCGTACCCGGCCGGCGTCGCGCTCCAGGCCGGCGCGTTCCTGGCGGAGAACTGGCGGTTCACGCTGGTTCGGGACGGCCACACGCTGATCACCCGGCGCGGCCTGCTGGACACGCACACCGCGCAGCGCGACGACCGGCGGGTGCGCGGCCTCGCGTTCCGGGAACCGCTGCTCTGGCGCCCGCTGCGGCTGACCGAGACGCTGCTGATCACGACCGGCCTGCGCGGCGTCGGCGAGGCCGGCTCTGCCACGCTGCTGCCCAGGGTGCGGCGCGCGGAGGCCCGCGCGGTCGCGGCCCGGGTGCTCCCCGACGGGCACCGGCCGCTGGAGGCGAGCCCGCACCGGCATCCGCGCGGCGCGCTCACCCGCCGCCTGATCCGCGCGGTCGCCGGCCCGATGATCATGTCCGGGGTGCTGTTCGGCTTCGGGCTCAGCGGCGCGATCCCGGACCGGTGGTGGCCGCTGCCGCTGACGCTGCTGCCGCTCACGCTGGTGCTCGCGGTCGCCGGCTACCGCGCGCTCGGGCACGCCGTGGCCGGGCCGTACCTGGTGCTGCGCCGCGGCGCGCTCACCCGGCTCACGGTGGCGCTGCGCCGGGACGCGGTGATCGGCTGGACGCTGCGGCAGTCGCTGTTCCAGCGGTGGGGCGGCCGGATCACGATCGGCGTCTCCACCGCGGCGGGCGACCGTTTCTACCACACCGAGGACGCGGGTACGGATCAGGCGATCGCGTTCATTCGGCAGGCGACGCCGGAATTGGCCGCCCAATTCGCCGAGTGTGTCCAGGCCGAACGGAACACCCCATCCGAAGCGGCCACCACCTGCTGA
- a CDS encoding Gfo/Idh/MocA family protein — protein MSGPVGVAVVGCGNVSHQYLPTLAGYPDDVRVVACADLDVTRAAEVAALYGVPLGTDVATAITHPDVELVVNLTVPAAHDLVAADVIAAGRHVYNEKPLALDRASGARMLDAAAAAGVRVGGAPDTFLAPGLRNALRAVNDGSIGTPQSALLIMQGPGPESWHPSPEFLYQRGAGPLLDIGPYYLTALTAAFGPATRVVALARQAFAERTVGSGPKAGTVFEVEVPTHVTALIEFAAGTIATLVMSFDSPLGRSGLLEITGTGATLALPDPNRHRDHGRMLRRGETTWTDLPGDDDPRIARGLGVAEMARAIRAGVPHAASGERALHVLDLMLSITESAERGEYVSVTSTFDPAAGAGH, from the coding sequence ATGAGCGGGCCGGTCGGGGTCGCGGTGGTGGGCTGCGGCAACGTCAGTCACCAGTACCTTCCCACGCTCGCCGGCTACCCGGACGACGTGCGCGTGGTCGCCTGCGCCGACCTCGACGTCACGCGCGCGGCCGAGGTCGCCGCGCTGTACGGCGTACCGCTGGGCACCGACGTGGCCACCGCGATCACGCACCCGGACGTGGAGCTGGTGGTCAACCTGACCGTTCCCGCCGCGCACGATCTGGTCGCGGCCGACGTGATCGCGGCCGGCCGGCACGTCTACAACGAGAAGCCGCTGGCGCTCGACCGCGCGTCCGGTGCGCGCATGCTCGACGCCGCGGCCGCCGCGGGCGTCCGGGTGGGCGGCGCGCCGGACACGTTCCTCGCGCCGGGCCTGCGGAACGCGCTGCGCGCGGTCAACGACGGCAGCATCGGTACGCCGCAGAGCGCGCTGCTGATCATGCAGGGCCCCGGCCCGGAGTCGTGGCACCCCTCCCCCGAGTTCCTGTACCAGCGCGGTGCCGGCCCTCTGCTGGACATCGGCCCGTACTACCTGACCGCGCTGACCGCCGCGTTCGGCCCGGCCACGCGGGTGGTCGCGCTGGCCCGGCAGGCGTTCGCCGAGCGCACGGTCGGCAGCGGCCCGAAGGCCGGCACCGTGTTCGAGGTCGAGGTGCCGACGCACGTGACCGCGCTGATCGAGTTCGCCGCCGGAACGATCGCCACGCTGGTGATGAGCTTCGACTCGCCGCTCGGCCGGTCCGGCCTGCTGGAGATCACCGGCACCGGCGCCACGCTCGCGCTGCCGGACCCGAACCGGCACCGCGACCACGGCCGGATGCTGCGCCGCGGCGAGACCACGTGGACGGACCTGCCCGGCGACGACGACCCGCGCATCGCGCGCGGCCTGGGTGTGGCCGAGATGGCGCGCGCGATCCGGGCCGGCGTGCCGCACGCGGCCTCCGGCGAGCGTGCGCTGCACGTACTCGACCTGATGCTGTCCATCACCGAGTCCGCCGAACGCGGCGAGTACGTCTCCGTGACCAGCACCTTCGACCCGGCGGCCGGGGCCGGCCACTGA
- a CDS encoding dihydrofolate reductase family protein, with amino-acid sequence MGKVVMYGAVSVDGFIADEHDQPGPLFDWLSNGEVPLDDSGVLTVSRASHDYTRPYWDSIGVTIAGRRVFDLTDGWDGKPPSGVEHVVVVTHRPMPDGWNPEAPFHFVDGIEAAVAKARELAGDRVVEVAAGDVGGQALAAGLVDEVRMDVVPVVFGSGRRYFGAVGAQHLLADPDVVLPGNRVLHLRYPVRR; translated from the coding sequence GTGGGCAAGGTTGTCATGTACGGCGCGGTGTCGGTGGACGGCTTCATCGCGGACGAGCACGACCAGCCCGGACCGCTGTTCGACTGGCTGTCCAACGGCGAGGTCCCGCTCGACGACAGCGGCGTGCTGACGGTGTCGCGGGCCTCCCACGACTACACCCGGCCGTACTGGGACTCGATCGGGGTGACGATCGCCGGCCGCCGCGTCTTCGACCTGACCGACGGCTGGGACGGCAAGCCGCCCAGCGGCGTCGAGCACGTGGTCGTCGTGACCCACCGGCCGATGCCCGACGGCTGGAACCCCGAGGCCCCGTTCCACTTCGTCGACGGCATCGAGGCCGCCGTGGCGAAGGCGCGGGAACTCGCCGGCGACCGCGTCGTCGAGGTCGCCGCCGGCGACGTCGGCGGCCAGGCACTCGCCGCCGGCCTGGTCGACGAGGTGCGCATGGACGTCGTCCCCGTGGTGTTCGGCTCCGGCAGGCGCTACTTCGGCGCGGTCGGCGCGCAGCACCTCCTGGCGGACCCGGACGTGGTGCTCCCCGGCAACCGGGTGCTCCACCTGCGCTATCCGGTTCGCCGCTGA
- a CDS encoding TetR/AcrR family transcriptional regulator → MQTSRRAEYAAATRQAIIAASRELFLAKGYVKTTVNEIARTARVAPATVYAVGGGKQDLLRTVIQDGTANLPCGPLFAASVGAAGEPDEVLQLVVHATREAFEAWADLMRVVTDTAPHEPAAAESLRVAQEGLRSGLALGARRLESLGALRLGVDQATDVLYYYLGTTSWSTLTGDNAWTLDRAERWLLVAVRTALL, encoded by the coding sequence GTGCAGACCAGTCGGCGGGCGGAATACGCGGCGGCCACACGCCAGGCGATCATCGCGGCGTCGCGGGAGTTGTTCCTGGCCAAGGGGTATGTGAAGACCACGGTCAACGAGATCGCCCGGACGGCCCGGGTGGCGCCGGCCACCGTGTACGCGGTCGGTGGCGGGAAGCAGGACCTGCTGCGGACCGTGATCCAGGACGGTACGGCGAATCTGCCGTGCGGCCCGCTCTTCGCGGCGAGCGTGGGCGCGGCCGGCGAGCCCGATGAGGTGCTGCAACTGGTCGTGCACGCGACCCGTGAGGCGTTCGAGGCGTGGGCCGACCTGATGCGCGTGGTCACGGACACCGCACCGCACGAGCCGGCCGCGGCGGAGAGCCTGCGGGTGGCGCAGGAGGGCCTGCGCAGCGGGCTGGCGCTCGGGGCGCGCCGGCTGGAGTCGCTCGGCGCGCTGCGGCTGGGCGTCGACCAGGCCACCGACGTGCTCTACTACTACCTCGGCACCACCTCCTGGTCCACGCTGACCGGCGACAACGCGTGGACCTTGGACCGCGCGGAACGGTGGCTGCTGGTCGCGGTGCGCACGGCACTGCTCTGA
- a CDS encoding LacI family DNA-binding transcriptional regulator, protein MPRRARPTLKDLAARLGISETAASLALNGRAGVSEQTRRRVLALAEELQWSPHHAARTLSGSASMTIGFALTRDVREFGTESFYLRLLAGTQAVLGGAGYGLLFHMTRSMAEELTVLRRWGDERRVDGVIISDLRRGDPRPTALRDAGLPAVLAGGPDPKRLIPCVSVDDGEAITLLVGHLLETGRRRLAYVSGPGELLHVHRRVTAFRRAAGAARAPMDVLGTDYGDAQGRTATRRLLTAPARPDALIFDNEVLAVAGVHELRSAGLAIPDDVAVATVEDSPVCTALRPSLTAVHRDPVLLGEAVARRLLRLVHGTPDEPENPQKPVITVRESTR, encoded by the coding sequence ATGCCGCGCAGAGCACGCCCGACGTTGAAGGACCTCGCCGCCCGCCTCGGCATCTCGGAGACCGCCGCCTCGCTCGCGCTGAACGGGCGCGCCGGCGTCTCCGAGCAGACCCGCCGGCGGGTGCTGGCGCTCGCCGAGGAACTCCAGTGGTCGCCGCACCACGCGGCCCGCACGCTCTCCGGCAGCGCGTCCATGACGATCGGCTTCGCGCTCACCCGGGACGTGCGCGAGTTCGGCACCGAGAGCTTCTACCTGCGGCTGCTGGCCGGCACGCAGGCCGTGCTCGGCGGTGCCGGCTACGGCCTGCTGTTCCACATGACCCGATCGATGGCCGAGGAACTGACCGTGCTGCGCCGCTGGGGCGACGAGCGCCGCGTCGACGGCGTGATCATCAGCGATCTGCGCCGCGGCGACCCCCGCCCCACCGCGCTGCGCGACGCCGGCCTGCCCGCGGTGCTGGCCGGCGGACCGGACCCGAAACGCCTGATCCCGTGCGTCAGCGTCGACGACGGCGAGGCGATCACGCTGCTGGTCGGCCACCTGCTGGAAACCGGCCGGCGCCGGCTCGCCTACGTCAGCGGCCCCGGCGAGCTGTTGCACGTGCACCGGCGCGTCACCGCGTTCCGCCGCGCGGCGGGCGCCGCCCGGGCGCCGATGGACGTGCTGGGCACCGACTACGGCGACGCGCAGGGCCGGACCGCCACCCGCCGGCTGCTCACCGCGCCGGCCCGGCCGGACGCGCTGATCTTCGACAACGAGGTGCTGGCCGTCGCGGGCGTCCACGAACTGCGCTCCGCCGGCCTCGCCATCCCGGACGACGTCGCGGTGGCGACCGTGGAGGACTCCCCCGTCTGCACGGCGCTGCGACCGTCCCTGACCGCGGTGCACCGCGACCCGGTCCTCCTCGGCGAGGCGGTCGCCCGCCGCCTGCTCCGCCTGGTGCACGGCACCCCGGACGAGCCCGAGAACCCCCAGAAACCCGTCATCACGGTACGCGAGAGCACTCGCTGA
- a CDS encoding cellulase family glycosylhydrolase, with amino-acid sequence MTRKLLAIGAVLAAAIASVLLIVPPASAAVGLHVSGTDIVEANGQKLIMRGINHPHVWYTGQTRAFADIKATGANTVRVVLGTGKRWGPSNDVADVIALCKQNRLICVLEVHDTTGYGEEAAAASLDEAVNYWIGQQAALAGQESYVVINIGNEPIGNVDAGQWTAATAAAVAKMRANGFEHLLMVDAPNWGQDWQYTMRDTAQTVLDADPHGNTVLSIHMYAVFNTAQSIINYLDAIAAKGWPLVIGEFGWQFAAGEVDDATILAEAQRRGLGYIGWSWSGNTDPILDMVLAFDPAQITTWGERIINGPNGIRATSREASVYGGTQPTTPSTPSTSPSTSPSPGGRGCTAVYATAGQWQGGFQGDVTVTAGAAPITGWTVTLSFPNGQSVTQAWNATVTGTGATVTARNVSYNGALAARGTASFGLLGSWTGTNGAPAVACTAS; translated from the coding sequence ATGACACGCAAGCTGCTCGCGATCGGCGCGGTCCTCGCCGCCGCCATCGCCTCCGTCCTCCTGATCGTGCCGCCCGCGTCCGCCGCGGTCGGCCTGCACGTCAGCGGCACCGACATCGTCGAGGCCAACGGCCAGAAACTGATCATGCGGGGGATCAACCATCCGCACGTGTGGTACACCGGCCAGACCCGCGCGTTCGCGGACATCAAGGCCACCGGCGCGAACACGGTCCGCGTGGTGCTCGGCACCGGCAAGCGGTGGGGCCCGTCGAACGACGTGGCCGACGTGATCGCGCTGTGCAAGCAGAACCGGCTCATCTGCGTGCTCGAGGTGCACGACACCACCGGGTACGGCGAGGAGGCCGCGGCCGCGTCGCTGGACGAGGCGGTGAACTACTGGATCGGCCAGCAGGCGGCACTGGCCGGCCAGGAGAGCTACGTCGTGATCAACATCGGCAACGAGCCGATCGGCAACGTCGACGCGGGACAGTGGACCGCCGCCACGGCCGCCGCCGTGGCGAAGATGCGCGCCAACGGCTTCGAGCACCTGCTCATGGTGGACGCGCCGAACTGGGGCCAGGACTGGCAGTACACCATGCGGGACACCGCGCAGACCGTGCTCGACGCGGACCCGCACGGCAACACCGTGCTGTCGATCCACATGTACGCGGTGTTCAACACGGCACAGTCGATAATCAACTACCTGGACGCGATCGCGGCGAAGGGCTGGCCGCTGGTGATCGGCGAGTTCGGCTGGCAGTTCGCCGCCGGCGAGGTCGACGACGCCACCATCCTGGCGGAGGCGCAGCGGCGCGGTCTCGGCTACATCGGCTGGTCCTGGTCCGGCAACACCGACCCGATCCTGGACATGGTGCTCGCCTTCGACCCCGCGCAGATCACCACGTGGGGCGAGCGGATCATCAACGGGCCGAACGGCATCAGGGCCACCTCCCGCGAGGCGTCGGTCTACGGCGGCACCCAGCCCACCACGCCGTCCACCCCGTCCACGTCGCCCTCCACCTCGCCGTCACCCGGCGGGCGCGGGTGCACCGCGGTCTACGCCACGGCCGGACAGTGGCAGGGCGGCTTCCAGGGCGACGTCACCGTGACCGCCGGCGCGGCACCCATCACCGGCTGGACGGTCACGCTGTCGTTCCCGAACGGACAGTCGGTCACCCAGGCCTGGAACGCCACCGTCACGGGTACGGGCGCCACCGTCACCGCACGGAACGTCTCCTACAACGGCGCGCTCGCCGCCCGCGGCACCGCGTCGTTCGGCCTCCTCGGCTCCTGGACCGGCACGAACGGCGCCCCCGCGGTGGCCTGTACCGCGAGCTGA
- a CDS encoding PH domain-containing protein, which translates to MVHADVLRPPRYRVDRRFVLWRTLRAAIGAVVVLVPLGAVYLLVDVTRPWIGPVWLVLDVVYLIGIAVTPAWRYRVHRWEATGDAVYALEGWLTRKWQIVPISRIQSIDTEIGPIQNLLGLATIKVTTASSEGAISIEGLDRETAEATVDRLRAVTAATPGDAT; encoded by the coding sequence ATGGTCCACGCTGACGTGTTGCGGCCGCCGCGGTACCGGGTGGACCGGCGGTTCGTCCTGTGGCGGACGCTGCGGGCGGCGATCGGGGCGGTGGTCGTGCTCGTACCGCTCGGGGCCGTCTATCTGCTCGTCGACGTCACCCGGCCGTGGATCGGTCCGGTGTGGCTGGTGCTCGACGTGGTCTACCTGATCGGCATCGCGGTCACGCCGGCCTGGCGCTACCGGGTGCACCGGTGGGAGGCGACCGGCGACGCGGTCTACGCGCTCGAGGGCTGGCTGACCCGCAAGTGGCAGATCGTGCCGATCTCGCGCATCCAGAGCATCGACACGGAGATCGGGCCGATCCAGAACCTGCTCGGCCTCGCCACGATCAAGGTGACCACCGCCTCGTCCGAGGGTGCGATCTCGATCGAAGGGCTGGACCGGGAGACCGCGGAGGCCACCGTGGACCGGTTGCGCGCGGTCACCGCGGCCACGCCGGGCGATGCCACGTGA